The uncultured Celeribacter sp. genome includes the window ACCCCAATGCCTTCGCGCATGTCCCGGTGCTGCGTATGATTTGGAACTCGGTCGCCGTGGCGCTTTTGAGCGGGGTGATCACGCTGGTGATCGCGGTGCCCGCAACCTATGCCACAATCAAACTCGGCGCCTTTCGCAGGACCGTCCCCAACATCACGCTGGCCTCTTATGCCGCGCCACCGATCATCGCGCTGATCCCGCTGTTCTACCTGTTGCAAACCGCACAGCTGATGGACAGCATTCCGGGCCTTGCGTTGGTTCACGGGCTGATGAACCTGCCCGTCGCTTTTTGGTTGCTCAAGAGTTTTGTCAGCGACATCCCGGCAGAGATCGACGAAGCCGCCTGGATCGACGGCGCGGGCTATTGGCACACGCTCTTCGCAGTGATCCTGCCGCTGATTTTTCCCGGCATTCTGGCCACCGCACTGATCTGTATCATTCTGTCTTACAACGAGTTTCTTTTTGCCTCGGCCCTGACATTCAGCGAAGCGAGCCGCACGATCACGGTCGGCATGTCGCTCTTTCAGGGCGAGCGATTGGTGAATTTCGGACAGATGGCGGCAGCCTCCTTCACCGGCATGGTGCCGATCTACCTCATCGCATTCTTGTTTCAGAAACATCTCGTCGGCGGCCTGACACAGGGAAGCATCAAATAGCGCGCGCCCTGCGACGCCACCATTCTTGGGAGGAGAACCCATGGTCTCAATCAACATCCAGAACCTCGAAAAACACTACGGCAAGGTTAAGGCACTTCACGGGCTGAACCTTGAAATCGACGATGGCGAATTCATCGTGCTCGTCGGCCCCTCGGGCTGTGGCAAGTCGACCCTGCTGCGCTGTGTGGCCGGGCTGAACCCGATCTCGGGCGGCGACATTCTATTCGACGGCACGCCGGTCGGGCATCTGCCGCCGCAAGAACGCGATCTGTCGATGGTGTTTCAAAACTATGCGCTCTACCCGCATCTGACGGTGGCGCAAAATCTCGCCTTCGGCCTCAAGGTGCGCAAGACCTCCGCAGAGGAAATCGAAAAGCGGGTGAAATGGGCTGCCGACATTCTGGCCATCACCCCCTATCTCGACCGCCGCCCGCGCGCTTTGTCAGGCGGGCAGCGTCAAAGGGTGGCCATGGGCCGCGCCATGGTCAAACATTCCAACGCCTTCCTGTTCGACGAACCGCTGTCGAACCTCGACGCCCAGCTCCGCGTCCAGATGCGCAAGGAAATCCGCGCCCTGCAACAGCGGATCGGCGTGACCTCGATCTACGTGACCCACGATCAGGTCGAGGCGATGACCATGGGGGACCGTATCGTGGTGATGAAGGACGGGCGGATCGAACAAGTCGGCAGCCCGGCCGAGCTTTACACCGCACCGAAAACCCGCTTTGTCGCGGGGTTCATCGGATCTCCGCAGATGAGCTTTGTCACCGCGCAGGCCGACGGGCATCAGATGACCCTGAGCGATGGCTCGGTTCTGACCTGCGCCACGGCGGCTCAGGGGCCTGTGACACTGGGCATCCGGCCAGAACATTTCCTCGACAATTCCTCCGAGGCCAACCGGCTGACCCTCGATGTGACCAATCAACAGGTTGTCGGCACCTCGACGAGCTATTTCGCCAATCTTGGCGACGGTGAGATCGAGGTGATCCGGCAAGGCAGTGACACGGAGCGCCCTGCGACCCTCGCGCTTGGCATTCGGCCCGAACACATCATGGTTTTTGGCAAAGACGATCATCGTATCGCGGCCTAAAGTCCGACAAAACGAGACATAAAAAAGCCCCCGCAATGCGGGGGCTTTTTCTTGGAACCGGGATCGTTCACTCAGGGTATGTACGGATCGGTTTCAGGTCGATGGCATGCCCTGTGCCAGACTCGAGGATCACCTTCAGTTGCGGCTCGCTGTCGAGGTAATAGAACTCGATTGTCTCACCGATGCGCCCGCCCATGAGCATCTTCGCGCCCGCCGCATCCATGTCCTTCTTGAACTGGTCGGCGGCGCCCTGACCATGTTTCATCACGGCGACATGGTGCAGGCCCTCACCATGTTCTTCGAGCCATTCCTTGTAGATCGAGTCGCCCTCAAGCGGCTGGATCAACTCGTAACACATGTCACCCACCATCACCTCGGCGCAGAGCATCGAATAGGTGGCAGGCTTGCCGTGCAGATGGGTGTCATGCAGCACGGGAGCAGTGTGTTCGTACACATTCCACGGCCCCCAGCCCAGAAGTTGATGATACATTTTCATCGTCGCATCCAGATCGCGCACGACGACACCGATCTGAGTGATTTTGGTTTCCTCGGACATTCCTATCTCCTCCT containing:
- a CDS encoding VOC family protein, with the translated sequence MSEETKITQIGVVVRDLDATMKMYHQLLGWGPWNVYEHTAPVLHDTHLHGKPATYSMLCAEVMVGDMCYELIQPLEGDSIYKEWLEEHGEGLHHVAVMKHGQGAADQFKKDMDAAGAKMLMGGRIGETIEFYYLDSEPQLKVILESGTGHAIDLKPIRTYPE
- the ugpC gene encoding sn-glycerol-3-phosphate ABC transporter ATP-binding protein UgpC, with the translated sequence MVSINIQNLEKHYGKVKALHGLNLEIDDGEFIVLVGPSGCGKSTLLRCVAGLNPISGGDILFDGTPVGHLPPQERDLSMVFQNYALYPHLTVAQNLAFGLKVRKTSAEEIEKRVKWAADILAITPYLDRRPRALSGGQRQRVAMGRAMVKHSNAFLFDEPLSNLDAQLRVQMRKEIRALQQRIGVTSIYVTHDQVEAMTMGDRIVVMKDGRIEQVGSPAELYTAPKTRFVAGFIGSPQMSFVTAQADGHQMTLSDGSVLTCATAAQGPVTLGIRPEHFLDNSSEANRLTLDVTNQQVVGTSTSYFANLGDGEIEVIRQGSDTERPATLALGIRPEHIMVFGKDDHRIAA
- a CDS encoding carbohydrate ABC transporter permease, whose protein sequence is MTASVQDTRTDRLIRFGFLAAMLIFFALPIVYLFSTSFKTPDDVLQGRLLPEAATLKNYPNAFAHVPVLRMIWNSVAVALLSGVITLVIAVPATYATIKLGAFRRTVPNITLASYAAPPIIALIPLFYLLQTAQLMDSIPGLALVHGLMNLPVAFWLLKSFVSDIPAEIDEAAWIDGAGYWHTLFAVILPLIFPGILATALICIILSYNEFLFASALTFSEASRTITVGMSLFQGERLVNFGQMAAASFTGMVPIYLIAFLFQKHLVGGLTQGSIK